The genome window cAAAGGGGCAATACTAATGGCTATTCATATTCCTTGCAGATGCTGCTTTCTGATCTCCATCGAAACGGACGCTGGATGGTGACGGTGGTACCATTACATGACAATAAGGAAATTGAAAGAGATGAGTAAGAGTCTGACGAGTGTGACTCGTCGGTCTGGTAGGCTGCTTGAACCATATCAGGAGGAGGCACGAgcatataaataaattttttttttaaaaaaatcaagataATTTGGCGTTCAATGCTTACATCATTAATGATAAAATGACTCCATCATCCTTACAACTTAGGATATCTTACACACATTCGTGGAGAGaaacaattaaaacatttacTAATTGAATTGACCATAGCttggtatttaaaaaaaaaaaaagaactaggTGCACTTTTTTTCTATTAATGTACTTGACAATTAAAAAGAATGATATGTGATGTACCTGATAGATAAATAATAggatttaaatatgaaaaaataaTGGAGTTGTTGATAAACTTGTTCTTGAATCGATTATAAACtatgccttgtttggattgcagtttTCCGTCGGAAAATTACGTTGTTTTCTGTGATCACATTTCtctattaccttttttcctcacatacatcaaatcgctacagcaatttttccatgaaaaatcatggaaaatgcaatccaaacacaattaACCATAATTTGACAGACCTCACAATTTCGGTCCCTCCAGGGAAGAAATGGAAAGATGATACTACTATAAACATATTATTATGAAAATAAAACCATGATGAGAGAAGTGAACATGGTCAGCCTTGACAAATCTGATAAACAAATGCAAGTCGTATCAGCGGGGCAGATTTAAGGCAATGCCAATTCATCTTTGGTCCCTTGAAAAGAATAATGTGTTATGATGAAAGGACCTTTTTATGAATTATGAAGGAAATGATTACATAAAATCATTAATACCATTATTGAAATTTCTAGCAGAAACACCAGGTTCGATCGGCCTGTAATACATAGTATTTATTTAAAGAGTTCTCATAATGAGCATCAATCGAGCGTACAATTAATTATGGAGAACCAAAGCCAATCATGTGCTTTGTTGCCTCCATATGCTAATCCAAACGCTCATGCACAATTTAATTagtactaaattttttttttgtttgtttacaaTTATTTTGGTTGTTGCCTTGCCTCTCTTCTTCTGAGTTCTGACGGATCCAGTTCCATATGTCAGGCTGCATGTCTCAGTGCGTTGCGTGCATGGTGATGCTGGACCGTTAAAACATCTGGCTAAGATTCTTCTTTTTACagcctcttctttttttttttttcctttcttcggAATACAATTTGGCAATACTATTGCTTGCTGGATGAAAATTAGCCTTGCATCTACAACGCTGCCTAAAGCACTGGCACTAACCGAACCAGATTTCTCATACCAATTGATCCAGACTGTATGCTTATTAAATGTTAACAGCATGAGGGATGAAACGATGGAATACTAACGTAGAACATCAAGAGGTTTTTCATTGAAAACGATGTGTCAATTGTCATGCCCACTATTTTATACATAAGCCTACAGGTTCtaccataaatcaagaatttatGTATTTTGACAATTATTATAttattgataaataaaaaggacCATTTCATTGTTCTTAAAacaaaaccccaaaaaaaaaaaaaagaagaagaattgcATTAAAGGTGTGATAAAATTTGGATAATAAGCTGTAATTGAGATTAGATGTACCCAAGTTTTTGTCGCTTTCAATTTGGTAAGTTTGCCAATAATAGGAGAGGAGGTGGAGGTAGAGCCAACCTGTACCTGTAGAGTGTAAAGGAGGTCACAGATGGTTTCTCAGCCAGGACGAAGAAAAACTGAAAAGATTTCATTTTGACAagtcatttgattagtttaccgtATTCATCACTATTGTACACGTAGATGTGCCACGGCATGGACACGATTTGGTCAGAACTTCCTAATCTTTCTAGGCGGAGTTAACATAAGACAATTTTTTGACAGAAACagaaagggaggaaaaaaaaaaaaaagatatataaaCAGAACAAGTTAATTAGTACTATGTCAAGAAAGGCTGCTTCTTGAAATATATCCAAGCGTCCGACTTAACTAATATTAGTGTGTGACAACGTTGAGGAGTGAAACCCTGGTGCTGATTAAACTCCTAAACACTCTCTCCCCACCGCTTCCAATCCCACGGATACAATCCTCCAATTCATGCATTATCTTTAACGTCAATTTCAACTCCTCTTCACCCTTTCTTTGCAACCCCCATAAGTTCTGAAAACTAACTTgttgaaattcttgaatgcCGCCTTTAACGATAGCTATTTTTTTGCTGTTCTTCACCAAGCTGATCAAGCCTACACATGATGGTTTCCGAAATGCCAAGGAAACCGAGAGCCCATTGAAAAGTGCAGCCGAAATGGAAGCCGTAACCTGGATGGCGTCCCTGAGAACTCGAGCAATCTCAGCATCTTCCCCAGCAGCTGCTGGTGCTGGCGGGGATAATATGACTAATTGTCCACCGGCAATGGACTGGACGGAGGACTCGAGCTGGCCGAAATCTTtagcaatttttttcaaatttttcaagtATAAAGCTGTCTTAGAATCATCTCTTTTTCTTACAGCCACCTGTGCCGCCAAATGCTCTTGTTTTAACGTTAAAAGCAACGTTTGGAAAATCCCATAAACATCGACCAAGCCCAGAAAGTCGTCTAGAAACTTTTCTATCAAATCATGGTTGGGGCACAAAGATTCGCGAGCCTGAGGGAGCTGGAGGAGATCATCCAGGGATTCTTGGACATTCGTGAGCTGGCTCAAGCCGTCACAGAGCCAGGCTGAGGTGCGGTGGTTATCGGGTTTAGAAGAAGATGCCCATGATTTAAGCTCATTGATCTCATCTCTGAGCTGAGAAACCAAGGGGTGCGATCTACAGGGAAGGCTGGTAGATCTAACGTGGTAGGcctttttgggcaattttgtggaagaagaagaagagcccGGTTGGCTTGGAAATGAAAGGGATCTTCTGAAGTTGGTCACCATTTTAGAGGGCATTTTGGTTTGCTGAGTTTCTGTTCTGCGAGTGAACGAGAGATAGAGGTGTGGGGTGGGGAGGTTTATAAAGGGAAGACAATTACGCGGTCAGGGAAATAAATTAGAGACGCACGAGGGGGCAGGGCGCTTGGGGGGGAAGTCGTGGTATTTTGTCTTTTGGCCGTGGACAGCAGGGGAGTGGATCCGCGAATAAATCCAGCTGGTTGGGACATCTTGGCAGCAGCTAACTTAACGGGACTTGTCACGCTGCTGCATCTGCATGTGGATGATGATCTGTTTATGCTTAGTACAGGAAGGAAAGGGAGCCGCTTAATTCATTACTTTTTGTGTGCCCTCATCTTAAGTAGGTTCTGGTGGAACAGCGAATGAAAAGGGCATACGCCACGTGCATTAGCATCATTACCATTTTATCTAGGGATAATTggaggtttctgacagtctcacTCTCCTCCTCtgtggtttcaaaaaattcacaaacctcccctgaggtaaGTGTACAAGTTATATTAGTGAAATaatgaaaactaataaaaataaaaaataaattagaaaaaaaggATAATTTCAGATACAATATGTTATTCATCAATAATATTATATCAAAAGCTTTTACTATATGGTTATTTGTTCCAATTGCATATTAAATCAACCATTAATGCTTATAATAGTGCATTAAATATTTAGTAGAGAGGTAGTTTATTTCAATAAGTAGCATGTATATAAATACTTAATGAATGTATAATCTGGTTGAAATAATGTACACCGTGTTATCGACCAAGTACGATGCATAGAAATTATTGAACATGCAGTTATTTGTTCACATGCATATTGCAATTAGTCATCGCAGCAATATGCATAGTGCAATGGTATGTATACATTTGGAATGGTTATTGGTGCTTTGACCCACTTGTGCATCTCCTTACAAGTTGCAGTGGGTATGTAATTTTATCTATATAACTAATTTTAATTTGCCTATAAATATCTTATACGGGGTGATCTATGAGGTACAATCAATTTGcaaatatatacattatattaGATGTTAGTTACTTGACTGTTTATATCTATAAAAAGTAGTGTAATAGTACATATAAATTTGAAATGGCTAGGTATTAAAAAAGTGTAGATCATGTTAGGTGttaattatttgattatgtataCATGTAAAAGGGAGATTAAATAGAGCGTAGAAAAAAATAATTACGTGAATTGGAATGTATTTGTCCTGATAATCACGAAATATTAGCTGACTTGTGAGGGTATTTAAGTTTTTTTGGCCATGATGAGGTAAGAAATGGGACCTAAATTCTGACATGGGaggtttgtgatatttttgaaaccaCAAGGGAGGAGAGCgagactgtcagaaacctcaggggatgtatctgaaattatcccttttatcTATGGCAAAGATTTGGATTAAAGGTTCACATAATTAATTTATGGtttcgtttgataaaattgaatctgaatactaaaataattaatttgctaaattttaagtattgaaaagaaatatatgaatgtctgaatttcaaatatttatatctgaatgcttaataagtttaatttgataatttaaccattatatattttcattcaaaaaagaaatagaatctatgatttaattaatttaaaattattaggtatgaaaatgacaatatttatttttaaatcaaattaatataaaagatgaaatatattatatgaatagTATGAAaaagatgtgaaagtcattaaaaagaaagaaaattgaaactaaaaatcgttagatagagaatatcagattgtttaattagataagaattttgaacataattaataaATAAGGGTAGATTTAGTAGATAAGATAAAGAAGTTGAAGTAATTATATTGATTATTATCAGAATTAAACATTCAGTTAGGATTTttatgctgaaaaaaatacaaacaaGTTCAGCACTGCTTAACAAATCCAGCAgatggattttcatttatcaaacacacaaaacatctgaatgtctaaaaaaatttaatttcagCACTTTTGTATGTTATCCAACAGACTCTAAAGACTGCCACCAAGATTTGGCTTCTTAATTTTCAGTTCAACGTTGGAGTTATCGAAACTTTTGATTTGCACTCTGGCCTGCGGATTGGTTTGGTCGAATTCATCAGGTAATTATGACTTACCACACTACAAGGTATTGCTTGTTGGAGGCAGGCTGGTTCTTTCTAAGTTGTAGCTAGCAGTCACTAATtaacagaaaataaaaatagaaaaatttaacAGAAAAGACCAGAATATACTAACACAATACTTAGCTTCTGTCAAAAAATATTCTGGCAGCTGGCGATGGATGGATTGGttaaaaggaagaagaagaagaatggaGCAAGGGCCCAATCGAGTTGGGTGTTAACTTGATAGATCATGATATGTAAAGGGCAGCCAGCGTGTCACTGAGTCATCACACAAGCAccattattaattatttaaaagCACCCCAAATTTATttatgggttaattacatttacatCCCCCGAGGTTTGACCATATTATCAATCAATccctgtaatttgtccaaataacggtctcaccctttgaatgatcaaacatttaacaaaaaccccttaatgccgaaaatgccctAATTAAGGTcatgttgcattaaaaaaagaaatatttttattttattaaccctgaagcaatccaaaaaaatagaaaaagtttttgcttattattttataaaaatcatatctttgcttccataaatagttttgaatcaataattattttaaatcttaaaaatgaatattaaaaattagataaattgaaagaaaaataaaaaaagaagaaattatttttaattcctGGAGTATGGTTCAAATTGAGGAAAATATGCCTTGTGCTCTCCGCAACATGTCTTGAACCACAAATTCGAACCATACTtgagaatttatttatttttttaaaaataaaatttttattttttattttttttcgagcttgagctcgagctcgaaaattgccgactcgtcgagctcgagctcggtaaaatttagtcgagactcggctcgattaactcaaaactcgactcgactcggttcgtttgcagccctaggcCAGAGGCATCAACCTCCGTATATTTCTCGCATGGAACCCGTTCAGAGGGAAGCATATGGTGGTGGGTTGtacggaaaagaagagggccagCCCAATAGACCCGCTGGAAATCCACCCGCTAGCTCTACCCAAAGTGCAGATGGTCCAGATGAAGCCACTACAAAAAAGCCCAAGCATAAGCCCCCACCTTCCTCTGGTGATTGCGACGCTGATATCACCGGTCAAGCCTACCTTCAGTAAAATAAGTTTTAGACAAGATGAAGACTGAAGACGTACCGTAATTGTGACGATGTTAAATGTATTGAACAAATTTTCAAGAGGTGGGTTGGTTGTCGCTTTCATTGAATTTTGCTCTACTTTTAGGAGTTATATGCGAGTTACAATTTCATGGATTTGAATGATGTATAATATGCGAGTTACTTTTAGGAGTGATCCTTGAATTTTCAAAAAGTTTGGCATCAATGATAAAAACCATTAGTCCTGTCCTGTCATGGATTGTAATATTGATTTCACCTCCATCAGATTTGCCAAAAGCTCCAACCGTTTGCAAAAGTTTCAAAAGCAGCCAATAATTACTCTCTATTTTGAGGGTTTTCACTCTATCTATCGGCAGTCGGCACCGCCCAgccgccaaaaaaaaaaaaaaacaaatcagAATGGTAGGAGTTGGTAGCTGAGTACTGCTGACACCTTAACTAATCAGCCAAATGTCCGTTGCTTGTTATTGTTGTAGCGTTGCGTTTTGGGCATAGTTGCGACAAATGGCAGATTGGTTGGAAGATTTTGTCGTAGATTTgacattattattaatttctgcctaCTGATTCGGACGGATAATGACCAAAACACTATCCATCCAGTGGGTGGTGAGGTGATGACTGCCGAGATGAGAAGGCATTGAATCAAAAGAATATTCCTTCCAATTCTCACGCCCCCCCGTCACCGGACGATTCGGCCGCCTCCCTTGTCTTGCGTATTGTTCACAGCTTGTAGGTATCATCTCCCACTATTATGTGTATGCATAATATAATAGTATAGTGCAATCAAATGAACGATCGGGCATCTCTACAGTTGAGTCATCACACCCACAATACACAGTCGAGGATATTGCAATGAACGCCGAAAAAGTTGAATTCAGCAGAACTGCTGGGAAGCCCATAAGATGCAGAGGTATATCTCAACTCAAGCTGATACTACTGCTAGAAgtacttttttattttcaatagATGAGATGGGTGCATAAACTGATTGAGTAATGCTTACTGCATTGCCAAGTCAAcgctttttgttttttgtgatTTTCCAACCTAATAAACAAAAATGCTGTGCTACATCTGAGTTCTTACTAGTAATGCGTATGTGAATTGAcggtgatatatatatatatatatatatatatatatacatgtggtggtggtggtggtgcagCTGCAGTGGCAAGGGAAGCAGGGGAGCCACTGGTGATCGAGGAGGTGATAGTGGCCCCTCCTAAATCCCGGGAAGTTCGCATTAAAATCATCTGCACCTCTCTTTGCTTCAGCGATATTACCTTCTGGAGATTGAAGGTATCCTCCTCTGCTCCTCTTCTCTGCATCTTTCTGGCTAGCTCTCCCACCAACCACCCCTCCCCCACCCCATTTCTTTTGTGTCTGGTTTCCTGCTTTGGAAATTAAAATGTGAATAAAAAAAGGGAGTTTGATTTCCGACTTCTGTTTCCTGTCTTGAAGGTCCCCCCTGCGTGCTTTCCGAGGATATTGGGTCACGAAGCTGTTGGGTAAGTTTGCGAGTTTAACGGAACATTCAGGACTGCCTATTTTTGGTTATTGAACTAAAATGAGAATCAGGAATCcaaagaaaatttccaaaaaaaaaaagaaaagaaaagtggtGCTCATGCCTAGTAGGCCAAGCTAGTGTATTTTGGCTTGGCGGCTCAGTAATTTATTGAACACGTTCGTTCTGGAATGCAGCTCTTTTTCTTTCGAGAATTTCCGTGAAATTATTCCTTTTTACGTGTTTTTGGGACGTGTCCCCTGCAAAGACGTGATATTTTGCTGGCACATGCTCAAGGAATGGTTGGAATATGATCTTGTTCTGGTCTTTTTACACCCTCTCCCTCTGCTGTGTGGATTTGGGATCTTAAGATTAACTGCCGGCCTTATTCTGTCTGCAAAGTAAATCATTTCCGATGCCATTCagcagaagaaaaacaaaaagagagcAGGTCGCTGCAC of Coffea arabica cultivar ET-39 chromosome 5c, Coffea Arabica ET-39 HiFi, whole genome shotgun sequence contains these proteins:
- the LOC140007652 gene encoding uncharacterized protein, encoding MVTNFRRSLSFPSQPGSSSSSTKLPKKAYHVRSTSLPCRSHPLVSQLRDEINELKSWASSSKPDNHRTSAWLCDGLSQLTNVQESLDDLLQLPQARESLCPNHDLIEKFLDDFLGLVDVYGIFQTLLLTLKQEHLAAQVAVRKRDDSKTALYLKNLKKIAKDFGQLESSVQSIAGGQLVILSPPAPAAAGEDAEIARVLRDAIQVTASISAALFNGLSVSLAFRKPSCVGLISLVKNSKKIAIVKGGIQEFQQVSFQNLWGLQRKGEEELKLTLKIMHELEDCIRGIGSGGERVFRSLISTRVSLLNVVTH